In the Micromonospora narathiwatensis genome, one interval contains:
- a CDS encoding VOC family protein codes for MTASDQYASVRYLVDDVQAAVDFYTTHLGFTLNTSAAPAFADVVRGPLRLLLSGPASSGARATPADATTAGRNRIHLTVDDLDAEIDRLHAAGLPFRSDLISGPGGRQILLTDPAGNLIELFQPAHRPS; via the coding sequence GTGACAGCATCCGACCAGTACGCCAGTGTTCGCTACCTCGTTGATGACGTCCAAGCCGCCGTCGACTTCTACACCACCCATCTCGGCTTCACCCTGAACACCAGCGCCGCGCCCGCCTTCGCCGACGTGGTCCGCGGCCCGCTGCGACTGCTGCTGTCCGGGCCGGCTAGCTCCGGCGCTCGTGCCACCCCCGCCGACGCCACCACCGCCGGCCGCAACAGGATCCACCTGACCGTCGACGACCTCGACGCTGAAATCGACCGACTGCACGCCGCCGGCCTACCATTCCGCAGCGACCTGATCAGCGGCCCCGGTGGACGCCAGATCCTGCTCACCGACCCTGCCGGCAACCTCATCGAATTGTTCCAACCCGCCCACCGGCCTTCGTGA
- a CDS encoding DUF6197 family protein, whose product MKATHQPPTLAPVTPADLLRMAALYLRRHGWHQGTYYNNLLPADFPTPPACAVGAIGMACAGHRVEHFYGLDLDTQVTFRQAVGVLTTYLDDCEPICVVDEDGHLLDEHTSPYSWNDDPARTAEQVITALEKAADEWDRLHTEGGANA is encoded by the coding sequence ATGAAGGCTACCCACCAACCGCCCACCCTCGCGCCGGTCACCCCGGCCGACCTGCTGCGGATGGCTGCCCTCTACCTACGCCGGCACGGCTGGCACCAGGGCACCTACTACAACAACCTGCTCCCCGCCGACTTCCCCACCCCGCCGGCCTGCGCCGTCGGGGCCATCGGCATGGCCTGCGCCGGCCACCGCGTCGAGCACTTCTACGGCCTCGACCTCGACACCCAGGTCACCTTCCGGCAGGCCGTCGGCGTCCTCACCACCTACCTCGACGACTGCGAGCCCATCTGCGTCGTCGACGAGGACGGCCACCTGCTCGACGAGCACACCTCCCCCTACTCGTGGAACGACGACCCGGCCCGCACCGCCGAGCAGGTCATCACCGCCCTTGAGAAGGCCGCTGACGAGTGGGACCGCCTCCACACCGAGGGAGGCGCAAACGCATGA
- a CDS encoding helix-turn-helix domain-containing protein, which translates to MANERLRNALRSNNHTERTFAEDLGVDPKTVQRWITTGRVPHQSTAQRAAKLLDVPMSWLWPDLERPQAAGASAEVVGFYPHRSESPKQLWSDLLLSTHERLDLVAFASLFLPEENPESIEIIKYKASKGVKVRIALGEPGTPELKLRGREERLFDAIDGRVRMALAYYRPLVGVAGIDFHVHTTTLYNSIFRFDDQMLINQHIFGTYGYMAPILHLRRCNSSTDLFDTYATSFERIWEESKPYEP; encoded by the coding sequence ATGGCAAACGAGCGGCTACGGAATGCTTTGCGAAGCAACAACCACACCGAGCGCACGTTCGCCGAAGATCTAGGGGTTGACCCAAAGACGGTTCAGCGCTGGATAACGACGGGACGCGTTCCGCACCAGAGCACGGCCCAACGCGCGGCGAAGCTGCTTGACGTGCCCATGAGCTGGCTCTGGCCGGACTTGGAGCGCCCGCAAGCCGCTGGGGCATCGGCCGAGGTCGTGGGCTTCTATCCTCACCGTTCCGAGTCGCCAAAGCAGCTCTGGTCAGACCTCCTGCTCAGCACTCACGAACGGTTGGACCTCGTTGCTTTCGCCAGTCTTTTCCTGCCCGAGGAGAACCCGGAGTCCATCGAGATCATCAAGTACAAGGCCAGCAAGGGTGTGAAGGTGCGGATTGCCCTCGGAGAACCGGGGACGCCGGAGCTAAAGCTGAGGGGCCGAGAAGAACGGCTATTCGACGCCATCGACGGACGCGTCCGGATGGCTCTTGCCTACTACCGTCCCTTGGTCGGCGTCGCGGGTATCGACTTTCACGTTCACACCACGACGCTCTACAACTCTATCTTTCGCTTCGATGATCAAATGCTGATCAACCAGCACATCTTCGGGACGTACGGCTACATGGCTCCGATTCTTCACCTGCGGCGTTGCAACAGCTCGACAGACCTGTTCGACACCTACGCGACTAGCTTTGAGCGCATCTGGGAAGAGTCCAAGCCTTACGAGCCGTAG
- a CDS encoding HAD family hydrolase: MLFDMDGTLVDSEKLWDVALQELAAVYGGELSETARKAIIGTSMAASMRIVHDDLGQPERDPQASAEWINARILELFRTGLRWRPGALALLRAVRTAGIPTALVTSSGRPLVEVALDTLGRDSFDAVVCGDEVGAAKPHPEPYLTAARLLDVPIERCVAIEDSPTGVASALAAGAAVLAVPAEVPLPPTDGVHQLESLTGADLELLAALLGDPPV; this comes from the coding sequence GTGCTCTTCGACATGGACGGCACCCTGGTCGACAGCGAGAAGCTGTGGGACGTCGCGTTGCAGGAGCTGGCCGCGGTCTACGGCGGCGAGCTGTCGGAGACGGCCCGCAAGGCGATCATCGGCACCAGCATGGCCGCCTCGATGCGGATCGTGCACGACGATCTCGGCCAACCGGAACGAGACCCGCAGGCCAGCGCCGAGTGGATCAACGCGCGGATCCTGGAGCTGTTCCGCACCGGGCTGCGCTGGCGGCCGGGCGCGCTGGCGCTGCTGCGGGCGGTCCGTACGGCCGGCATCCCGACCGCCCTGGTCACCTCCAGCGGCCGACCGCTGGTCGAGGTCGCCCTCGACACCCTCGGCCGGGACAGCTTCGACGCGGTGGTGTGCGGGGACGAGGTGGGCGCGGCCAAGCCGCACCCGGAGCCGTACCTGACCGCCGCCCGGCTGCTCGACGTGCCGATCGAGCGGTGCGTGGCGATCGAGGACTCGCCGACCGGGGTGGCCAGCGCCCTGGCCGCCGGGGCGGCCGTGCTGGCCGTACCGGCCGAGGTGCCGCTGCCGCCGACGGACGGCGTACACCAGTTGGAGAGCCTGACCGGGGCGGACCTGGAGCTGCTCGCGGCGCTGCTCGGCGACCCGCCGGTGTGA
- a CDS encoding AbiTii domain-containing protein has product MTDLVQRRLNSIEDDLLNGSPLPDCLRKCIALGADLRSAPLREWAQRELTGYPAEVEPPAYRKVPGGLAADLRAGGRIAKVTSINNVPASVREQLSAMGGRCDVRAGVAEVEAMAAHADAHWAGSVHLPVPCAEEVKSHLNKATSAGAYIDDVYWNVSASVFRGLIDQVRTTAVSILTEIRVESAEVGMSGTEAASNAIHLHVEGGSRHSINVTTNKSVHGHAGTASAGDNEAVRWTKRQTYWTVLGVVVAIAALYMAYLQLRG; this is encoded by the coding sequence ATGACGGATCTGGTGCAGCGGCGGCTGAATTCGATCGAGGACGACCTTCTGAACGGCTCGCCCCTGCCCGACTGTCTGCGCAAGTGCATTGCGCTCGGTGCGGATCTCCGTTCGGCTCCTCTACGAGAGTGGGCGCAGAGGGAGTTGACCGGGTACCCCGCCGAAGTGGAGCCGCCGGCATATCGCAAGGTCCCCGGGGGTTTGGCCGCTGATCTGAGGGCCGGGGGCAGAATCGCCAAGGTCACGTCGATCAACAACGTACCCGCGTCAGTTCGAGAGCAACTGAGCGCCATGGGTGGTCGCTGCGACGTTCGCGCAGGCGTAGCTGAGGTGGAGGCCATGGCCGCTCACGCGGACGCGCACTGGGCCGGATCAGTGCACTTGCCTGTGCCCTGCGCCGAAGAAGTCAAGTCACACCTCAACAAGGCAACCTCAGCGGGCGCGTACATCGACGATGTGTACTGGAACGTAAGTGCCTCAGTCTTTCGCGGCTTGATCGACCAGGTTCGCACCACGGCTGTGTCGATCCTGACCGAGATCCGGGTCGAGTCTGCCGAGGTAGGTATGTCAGGTACCGAGGCCGCCAGCAACGCCATCCACCTGCATGTAGAAGGCGGGAGTCGGCATAGCATCAACGTCACCACGAATAAATCGGTCCACGGCCACGCGGGCACCGCTTCTGCAGGCGACAACGAAGCCGTACGGTGGACCAAGCGACAGACGTACTGGACCGTCCTCGGCGTTGTCGTAGCGATCGCCGCCTTGTACATGGCGTATCTGCAGCTCAGAGGCTGA
- a CDS encoding HAD hydrolase-like protein, producing the protein MTTPKTLILWDVDHTLIENGGVSKETYALAFELMIGMPPTVRPQTDGRTDQSIMAELFAANGVDVTQAHRDRLFPTLVAAMTQNADALRLRGHALPGAEAALTAVGQDPAFVQSVLTGNIPENAFTKLATFGLHRHLDFEVGGFGSDSMVRADLVAASQTKASRKYDTEFDRGNTILVGDTTRDVEAGVKGGARVLAVATGVDSVEALREAGADLVLADLADTELVLRSLHRLTNASAPYGS; encoded by the coding sequence GTGACCACGCCGAAGACGCTGATCCTCTGGGACGTCGACCACACGCTGATCGAGAACGGCGGCGTCAGCAAAGAGACCTACGCGCTCGCCTTCGAGCTGATGATCGGCATGCCGCCGACCGTTCGGCCTCAGACGGACGGACGCACTGACCAGTCCATCATGGCGGAGCTGTTCGCGGCTAACGGTGTCGACGTTACCCAGGCCCACCGTGACCGCCTCTTTCCGACGCTCGTCGCGGCCATGACGCAGAACGCCGACGCGCTTCGGCTTCGCGGCCACGCTCTGCCTGGTGCCGAGGCTGCCCTGACCGCCGTCGGCCAAGACCCAGCCTTCGTCCAATCCGTGTTGACAGGCAATATCCCTGAGAACGCATTCACCAAGCTGGCGACCTTCGGGCTGCACAGGCATCTTGACTTCGAGGTCGGCGGCTTCGGGTCGGACAGCATGGTTCGAGCCGACCTGGTGGCGGCTTCCCAGACCAAAGCCAGCCGCAAGTACGACACCGAGTTCGACCGTGGTAACACAATCCTCGTTGGCGACACGACGCGTGACGTAGAAGCGGGCGTCAAGGGTGGAGCTCGCGTCCTCGCCGTTGCTACCGGCGTCGACTCAGTAGAGGCTCTACGGGAGGCCGGCGCTGACCTGGTCCTGGCGGACCTTGCCGATACGGAGCTGGTCCTGCGTTCTCTTCACCGACTCACGAACGCATCGGCCCCCTACGGCTCGTAA
- a CDS encoding alpha/beta fold hydrolase — MESFRSWDGTELAYRAVGSGPPLVCIPGGPGQAVEYLGELGGLGSRRTLILLDNRGTGASRVPADPATYRVDRLLDDVEALRQHLGFDRMDLFGHSASGGTCLLYAARHPGRLTHLVLVAPSLRVVGLPSDLDVDSVLARRAHEPWHAAAVAALHAEPTTPEEQQRYRWQAAPLLYGRWSSAAQAQAAAEPAQFASAATDGFYAGFEPDPALPARLAEFTVPTLLVAGEHDIWPTAAAVRQLAALFGNVDMVTQPESGHFPWVDDPAVFAASVEEFLSRCRAARSG, encoded by the coding sequence GTGGAGAGCTTCAGGTCCTGGGACGGCACCGAACTGGCGTACCGAGCGGTCGGCTCCGGGCCGCCGCTGGTGTGCATCCCCGGTGGCCCCGGGCAGGCGGTGGAATACCTGGGCGAGCTGGGCGGGCTCGGCAGTCGCCGTACCCTGATCCTGCTGGACAACCGGGGCACCGGCGCGTCGCGCGTTCCCGCCGACCCCGCCACCTATCGGGTCGACCGCCTCCTCGATGACGTGGAGGCACTGCGGCAGCACCTGGGCTTCGACCGCATGGACCTCTTCGGGCACTCCGCCAGCGGCGGGACCTGCCTGCTCTACGCGGCCCGACACCCCGGGCGGCTGACCCACCTGGTGCTGGTCGCCCCGTCGTTGCGGGTGGTCGGGTTGCCCTCGGACCTCGACGTCGACAGCGTGCTGGCCCGGCGGGCGCACGAGCCGTGGCACGCAGCCGCGGTGGCGGCGCTGCACGCCGAGCCGACGACCCCGGAGGAGCAACAGCGGTACCGGTGGCAGGCGGCGCCGCTGCTGTACGGTCGCTGGAGTTCCGCGGCTCAGGCGCAGGCCGCGGCCGAGCCCGCCCAGTTCGCGTCGGCCGCCACCGACGGGTTCTACGCGGGGTTCGAACCCGACCCGGCGCTTCCCGCACGCCTGGCGGAGTTCACCGTGCCGACCCTCCTCGTGGCCGGCGAGCACGACATCTGGCCGACCGCTGCCGCGGTGCGGCAGCTCGCCGCTCTCTTCGGCAACGTCGACATGGTGACCCAGCCGGAGAGCGGCCACTTCCCCTGGGTCGACGATCCGGCGGTCTTCGCGGCGTCGGTGGAGGAGTTCCTGTCCCGGTGTCGAGCGGCCCGCTCGGGGTAG
- a CDS encoding RRQRL motif-containing zinc-binding protein, with protein sequence MTTTIYDPAGTVTGFPTFPFRMAPAGLATRRQLRAAGLRPGGHDPVAQIVWRRGKRVAYLYRLDLAAPKRVATPAQREAIAKALRARRTCRHCDQVRPYYIPRRTGSCLDCTGGH encoded by the coding sequence ATGACCACCACCATCTACGACCCGGCCGGCACCGTGACCGGTTTCCCGACCTTCCCCTTCCGGATGGCCCCTGCCGGCCTGGCTACTCGTCGGCAACTGCGTGCCGCCGGCCTTCGACCCGGAGGGCATGACCCGGTCGCCCAGATCGTCTGGCGGCGCGGCAAGCGCGTCGCCTACCTCTACCGCCTCGACCTCGCCGCACCCAAACGGGTTGCTACGCCCGCCCAGCGGGAGGCCATCGCCAAGGCCCTACGCGCCCGCCGCACCTGCCGGCACTGCGACCAGGTGAGGCCCTACTACATCCCTCGCCGTACCGGCTCCTGCCTCGACTGCACCGGAGGTCACTGA
- a CDS encoding RNA polymerase sigma factor, with protein MADGVEDLLRALAPQVLGALVRRYGHFDTAEDATQEALLAAARGWPGTGPPDDPKAWLITVASRRLTDLLRAEQARRRREDAVARQLPPDRWLAPPADHGSDDADDTLILLFLCCHPSLPPAGQIALTLRAVGGLSTAEVARAFLVPEATMTRRITRAKQRIRDSGLPFALPVGADRATRLDAVLHVLYLIFNEGYASTAGERLHRTDLRAEAIRLARLLHRLTDDPEAAGLLALMLLTDARTPARTGPDGSLVPMAEQDRRRWRGEQIAEGTRLVDAALPRGAVGPYQLQAAIAALHDEAPSVEATDWPQIVALYEMLLAVADNPVVRLNHAVAVAMARGPRAGLRLLDALGADRRVAEDPRRYAARAHLLELAGDAEAARQAYLAAARRSMNLAQQRYLHARAARLG; from the coding sequence GTGGCCGACGGCGTCGAGGACCTGCTGCGCGCCCTGGCGCCGCAGGTCCTCGGCGCGCTCGTGCGTCGGTACGGGCATTTCGACACCGCCGAGGACGCCACCCAGGAGGCGCTGCTCGCCGCCGCCCGCGGGTGGCCCGGCACCGGACCGCCCGACGACCCGAAGGCGTGGCTGATCACCGTCGCCTCCCGTCGGCTGACCGATCTGCTCCGTGCCGAACAGGCCCGGCGCCGACGGGAGGACGCCGTCGCCCGCCAGCTTCCGCCGGACCGGTGGCTGGCACCGCCGGCCGACCACGGGTCGGACGACGCCGACGACACGCTGATCCTGCTGTTCCTCTGCTGCCATCCGTCGCTGCCCCCGGCCGGCCAGATCGCGCTCACCCTGCGCGCGGTCGGCGGGCTGAGCACCGCCGAGGTGGCCCGGGCGTTCCTGGTGCCGGAGGCCACCATGACCCGGCGGATCACCCGGGCCAAGCAGCGCATCCGCGACAGCGGCCTGCCGTTCGCGCTGCCCGTCGGCGCGGACCGGGCCACCCGGCTCGACGCCGTGCTGCACGTCCTCTACCTGATCTTCAACGAGGGGTACGCGAGCACCGCCGGGGAACGGCTGCACCGCACGGACCTGCGCGCCGAGGCGATCCGGCTGGCCCGGCTGCTGCACCGGCTCACCGACGACCCGGAGGCGGCCGGGCTGCTGGCGTTGATGCTGCTCACCGACGCGCGTACCCCGGCGCGAACCGGACCGGACGGATCGCTGGTGCCGATGGCCGAGCAGGACCGGCGCCGTTGGCGGGGTGAGCAGATCGCCGAGGGGACCCGGCTCGTCGACGCCGCCCTGCCCCGGGGCGCGGTGGGCCCGTACCAGCTCCAGGCCGCCATCGCCGCCCTGCACGACGAGGCCCCCAGCGTCGAGGCCACCGACTGGCCGCAGATCGTCGCCCTGTACGAGATGCTGCTGGCCGTCGCCGACAACCCGGTGGTACGCCTCAACCACGCGGTGGCGGTGGCCATGGCGCGCGGTCCCCGGGCCGGGCTGCGGCTGCTCGACGCGCTCGGTGCCGACCGTCGGGTCGCCGAGGACCCACGCCGGTACGCCGCCCGCGCGCACCTGCTGGAGCTGGCCGGCGACGCGGAGGCGGCACGGCAGGCGTACCTGGCGGCGGCCCGCCGGTCGATGAACCTGGCCCAGCAGCGCTACCTGCACGCCCGCGCTGCCCGGCTGGGCTGA
- a CDS encoding FtsK/SpoIIIE domain-containing protein has product MTTTIPAPAAGVPVGPGLSMFDPIFIGIDEFGQPVYLDVIYRNILIAGEPGGGKSGLVNNICGHGALCDNTRLVLFDAKLVELGPWRDLADAFIGPDIDQGIEVLRRLLVVATNRYTWLLANRRRKLAPGDGMSVIVTIIDELAMYSTVLGTKTQQEEFSALLRGLVSLGRACGMPVVAATQRPSWDIIPASLRDLFGYRAAFRCTSLNSSNIILGQGWAEQGYTASDISPTNQGAAYLLAEGGVPRRIKAAYLTDTDIYNIADYAAWTRRPTNTPAGNPTEWEIAA; this is encoded by the coding sequence ATGACCACCACGATTCCCGCCCCCGCCGCTGGGGTGCCGGTGGGTCCTGGCCTGTCGATGTTCGACCCGATCTTCATCGGGATCGACGAGTTCGGCCAGCCCGTCTACCTGGATGTCATCTACCGCAACATCCTGATTGCCGGTGAGCCGGGCGGCGGCAAGTCCGGCCTGGTCAACAACATCTGCGGCCACGGCGCACTGTGCGACAACACCCGCCTCGTGCTCTTCGACGCCAAACTCGTCGAACTCGGCCCCTGGCGCGACCTGGCCGATGCGTTCATCGGCCCCGACATTGACCAGGGCATCGAGGTGCTGCGTCGCCTCCTGGTCGTGGCCACCAACCGCTACACCTGGCTCCTGGCGAACCGGCGCCGCAAGCTCGCCCCCGGCGACGGCATGTCGGTCATCGTCACCATCATCGACGAACTCGCCATGTACTCCACCGTGCTCGGCACCAAGACCCAGCAGGAAGAGTTCTCCGCCCTCCTGCGGGGCCTGGTCTCCCTCGGCCGGGCCTGCGGGATGCCCGTCGTCGCCGCGACGCAGCGGCCTTCGTGGGACATCATCCCCGCCAGCCTGCGGGACCTGTTCGGCTACCGGGCCGCGTTCCGCTGCACCTCGCTGAACAGCTCGAACATCATCCTCGGCCAAGGCTGGGCCGAACAGGGCTACACCGCCTCCGACATCTCACCCACCAACCAGGGCGCGGCCTACCTCCTCGCCGAAGGCGGCGTACCCCGCCGCATCAAGGCCGCCTACCTCACCGACACCGACATCTACAACATCGCCGACTACGCCGCCTGGACCCGCCGCCCCACCAACACGCCGGCCGGCAACCCGACCGAGTGGGAGATCGCGGCATGA
- a CDS encoding arsenate reductase/protein-tyrosine-phosphatase family protein: MASSSQTTPAFVRLAAHPLRWRLLTELAVSDYRVRELVARTGESQNLVSYHLRLLRDGGLVTATRSSFDGRDSYYHLDLDRCADALADAGAALHPELHRESAPRTPPVDLRRSPRVRVLFLCTGNSARSPVAEALLRHRTGGQAESVSAGSRPKARLHPNAVRVLHDEFGIDTAGQRPRHFDTVTGRRFDYVISLCDKAREVLPDFPEHPRRVHWSIPDPAAAGDTDQVSYPAFQHAAADIDTRIRHLLPVLNANRS, translated from the coding sequence ATGGCGTCGTCGAGTCAAACCACCCCGGCGTTCGTGCGCTTGGCCGCCCATCCGCTGAGGTGGCGACTGCTGACTGAACTCGCGGTCAGCGACTACCGAGTCCGGGAATTGGTGGCACGGACGGGTGAGTCGCAGAACCTCGTCTCCTATCACCTGCGGCTGCTACGAGACGGTGGACTGGTCACCGCCACGCGCAGCAGCTTCGACGGCCGCGACAGCTACTACCACCTGGACCTGGATCGCTGCGCGGACGCACTGGCCGATGCCGGAGCCGCGCTGCACCCGGAGCTGCACCGGGAGTCGGCGCCACGGACACCCCCGGTTGACCTGCGGCGATCTCCCCGCGTCCGCGTGCTGTTCCTGTGCACGGGCAACAGCGCTCGTTCACCGGTCGCTGAGGCGCTGCTACGCCACCGCACCGGCGGCCAGGCCGAATCGGTCAGCGCCGGCAGCCGCCCCAAGGCCCGCCTTCATCCCAACGCTGTCCGGGTCCTGCATGACGAGTTCGGCATCGACACCGCTGGGCAGCGCCCCCGGCACTTCGACACGGTGACCGGTCGCCGCTTCGACTACGTGATCAGCCTGTGTGACAAGGCCCGCGAGGTTCTTCCTGACTTCCCGGAGCATCCCCGGCGCGTGCACTGGAGCATTCCCGACCCCGCCGCTGCCGGCGACACCGACCAGGTCAGCTACCCCGCCTTCCAGCACGCCGCAGCCGACATCGACACCCGCATCAGGCACCTGCTGCCAGTCCTCAACGCAAATCGTTCATGA
- a CDS encoding YciI family protein: MKYLIMLYGSQQDYDAIAGRPGDRPSMSPEQIAAMHAHMESVHKELVESGELVDAQGLTAPVHARRVRLRGGAPVVTDGPYAETQEVLAGYTVVECASFDRATEIAARFVNPDAEGEYVDVRPIVAGFENLQG; encoded by the coding sequence GTGAAGTATCTGATCATGCTCTACGGCAGCCAGCAGGACTACGACGCCATCGCCGGGCGACCGGGTGACCGGCCGTCGATGAGCCCCGAGCAGATCGCGGCGATGCACGCGCACATGGAGTCGGTCCACAAGGAGTTGGTCGAGTCCGGGGAGCTGGTGGACGCCCAGGGCCTGACCGCCCCGGTGCACGCCCGCCGGGTCCGGCTGCGCGGCGGCGCGCCCGTGGTCACCGACGGCCCGTACGCCGAGACGCAGGAGGTGCTCGCCGGCTACACCGTGGTCGAGTGCGCCAGCTTCGACCGGGCCACCGAGATCGCCGCCCGGTTCGTGAACCCGGACGCCGAGGGCGAGTACGTCGACGTGCGCCCGATCGTGGCTGGCTTCGAAAACCTCCAGGGCTGA